The Christiangramia forsetii KT0803 DNA segment GATCATTTTATTCTGAAGACTTCGCAAGGGGAATTAAAATCACGAAATGTGGTGGTTGCTACCGGGCCATTTCATATTCCTTATACTCCGCCGTTTTCAAAAAAAATAAATAAAGACATTTTTCAAATTCACAGTAATTTCTATAAAAATCCGAATCAACTTCAGGAAGGTAAGGCGATGGTGGTGGGAGCCGGAGATAGCGGTTTTCAGATTCTTGATGAAGTTTCTCAGGATGATCGCGGAGTTTATTTTTCGGGTACAACCGATGTAAAAGTGCTTCCGCAGGAAATATTGGGAAAAACTTTGTGGTGGTGGTTTACAAAATCTGGCTTTCTAAGTTTTAGTCGTGATACCTGGTTGGGTAAAAAGATTTCGAAATCAAGGCAACCGGTGATTGGAACACCTGTTAAGGAGATACTGGAAAGAACAAATGTAGAATCGGTTGGAAACACTAAAAATGCTGAGGGTGACCTGGTAGTGACCGAAAAGAGAAAGATCACCGACCTTAAGAATATCATCTGGGCTACCGGTTATCGTCCTAATTTCAGCTGGATTGAAGGATTAGAATTAGGAAAAAATGGCTACCCAAAACATTACAGGGGAGTAAGTAATATTGAAGGTCTTTATTTTATAGGTCTTCCCTGGCTACATACCAGAGGATCGGCGACCCTGGGTGGAATCAAGAGGGATGCGAGGTATCTTGCCGATTATATAAGCCAGACCAAATAAAAAAGAAGTTTCGCTTCACTTAGGTGAAAGTAATTTCATACTTACAATAATATTGCATAAATTTATTAGGGTATAGATTAAAACTATATCCTTTTATTTTTCGTAAGTATGATTATGCGCGTCACATTACTGTCAGTTTTTTTCTTCATACTTGGAATTTCAGTTCCCTTCTCTATTAGTGCCCAATCTTCATATTATCAAACAACCAATGCAGGTATAAGCTTTTTTTCATCGGCACCTGTAGAAGATATAGAAGCTATTTCAAAATCTGGTATTTCTGTATTAAACTCTAAGAATGGTTCAGTCTCTTTTAAAGTTAAGGTTCGAAGTTTTGAATTTGAAAAGGGTTTAATGCAGGAACATTTCAACGAGAATTATATGGAAAGTGAAGAGTATCCAGATGCCAGTCTTAAAGGAAATTTTGTGGAAATGATTGACTTTAATGATACAGAGGTTCAGAAATTAATGCTTCGGGGAACTTTGAACATTCATGGAGTATCTAAAGAACGTGAAATTCCGGTGATGCTAAGAGTTTCTAAGGATAAGGAAACGATAATGCTGAAGTCTGAATTTGATGTTCTTTGCAAGGATCATAAAATCAAAATACCAAAGTTGCTATGGGAAAATATAGCCGAAGTAATAATGGTCAATGTTAACCTGGAATATAAAATTATAAAAGAATGAAAAGATTTTTACTGGTTGCGGTTTCAATAATTTGCTCTGGAATGTACGCTCAGGATGTAGATAGTATAATGGACAATATTTCAGAAGCTAAAGAATTCAGAACTATTGCGACATTTAAGAGCCCAAGATTGGTTCTTCTTCAAACCAATGAAACACAAAAGGCACATGATCTGGCTTTCTGGGTTGGACATAGATTTGGTGATATTGGCGGAGAATTTGGAGGTTCAAATACGTTATACGGTCTGGATGTGGCAAGTGATCTTTATCTAGGTTTTGATTATGGGGTAACTGATGCTTTAACTGTTGGAATAGGGCGAAGCAAATTCAACGAAGCCTATAGCGCTTTAATTAAATACAGATTGTTATGGCAGGATGAAAATATGCCGATTTCTGTAACCTTATTTGAGCAAAGTAGCTGGATAACCCGAAAGCCGTTTTCTAATAATGAGTTTGATAGCGAGGGCGATAGAATTTCGCATTTTTTTCAGGCAATAATAGCCCGGAAATTTAGTCCCGGTGTTTCTGTAATGGTGAACCCTGGATTTTTAATAAGGCCGGAAGCACAAAGACAGGATTTTGAAGATTCAGATAATCTCTTTGCCCTTGGTATTGGGGGAAGATTTAAGATTTTCAAGCGAATATCAATAATTACAGATTATACTTTTGTAAATGGCTTAAGCAGGCCAGATGATCTCCAGACAGATTATTCAAATCCTTTTGGCGTAGGTGTGGAAATTGAAACAGGAGGTCATGTATTCGCTCTTAACTTCCAGAATTCACAATATATAACCGCAAATAATTTTATTCCGAATACAACTAAAAGTTGGTCTGACGGTGGAGTTAGATTTGGGTTTATGATTTCAAGGAATTTTAGACTTGGATCCAAGAAGTAAATTAATTAAATATCATATTATGAAAAGAGGTGAGTTTTTAGTAAAAGGAGTTTTATTAGCTTGTTCCGGAGCCTGTGCCCTAACAGCCTGTAGTTCTGGAGATGATAGTGGAGGAACCACAACACCTCCTCCTGGGAATGGTGGCGGAAATAGTGCAGAGACTGTTTCAGTTAATCTTTCCAATCTAACGAATGTTGGAGACCAGATCACCAGTAATGGTGTACTTTTTTTTAGGATAGGCGCGGGCAATACTCCATCAGATTTTGTTGCGACAGAGGCACTATGTCCACATCAGGGTGGAGCACTGGTTTGGGTTGAAGATGGAGGGTACATTGAATGTCAATTACATTTTTCGAGATACGAAGAAGATGGCGACACAATTCGCGGACCTCAGAATTCTGCTGGGGGTACCCGAGACCTAGAAGTTTATGCTACTGCCATTAGTGGAGGCAATATTACGGCGACTATAAGCTAACAGGTATTTTATTTACATTGAAATATACCGGAAATTTTCCGGGGTAACTCGTATTGATATTTAACGACTTCTATTTTTATCATTCTGCAATCTTCTGTTATTTTTGCAATTATGATAATTACAGATACCCACACGCATTTATATAGTGACTCTTTTGATGAAGACCGAAAAGAAGCAATTCAGGAAGCAATAAATAATCATGTTGAAAGATTTTTTATTCCGGCGATAGATTCTGAGACTACTCAAAGTATGTACGATCTTGAAAAGGCATTTCCTGAAAATGTTTTTTTAATGATGGGGCTTCATCCAACACATGT contains these protein-coding regions:
- a CDS encoding flavin-containing monooxygenase, with the protein product MLDFIVVGAAQAGLAMAHYLQKQGKNFLVVDKESEIGASWLNRWDSLTLFTPSEFNNMPGMEFPAEKGHYPSKTEVAAYFQDYIEEFQISVQLNTLVENITHHDDHFILKTSQGELKSRNVVVATGPFHIPYTPPFSKKINKDIFQIHSNFYKNPNQLQEGKAMVVGAGDSGFQILDEVSQDDRGVYFSGTTDVKVLPQEILGKTLWWWFTKSGFLSFSRDTWLGKKISKSRQPVIGTPVKEILERTNVESVGNTKNAEGDLVVTEKRKITDLKNIIWATGYRPNFSWIEGLELGKNGYPKHYRGVSNIEGLYFIGLPWLHTRGSATLGGIKRDARYLADYISQTK
- a CDS encoding DUF5777 family beta-barrel protein, whose protein sequence is MKRFLLVAVSIICSGMYAQDVDSIMDNISEAKEFRTIATFKSPRLVLLQTNETQKAHDLAFWVGHRFGDIGGEFGGSNTLYGLDVASDLYLGFDYGVTDALTVGIGRSKFNEAYSALIKYRLLWQDENMPISVTLFEQSSWITRKPFSNNEFDSEGDRISHFFQAIIARKFSPGVSVMVNPGFLIRPEAQRQDFEDSDNLFALGIGGRFKIFKRISIITDYTFVNGLSRPDDLQTDYSNPFGVGVEIETGGHVFALNFQNSQYITANNFIPNTTKSWSDGGVRFGFMISRNFRLGSKK
- a CDS encoding YceI family protein, whose product is MRVTLLSVFFFILGISVPFSISAQSSYYQTTNAGISFFSSAPVEDIEAISKSGISVLNSKNGSVSFKVKVRSFEFEKGLMQEHFNENYMESEEYPDASLKGNFVEMIDFNDTEVQKLMLRGTLNIHGVSKEREIPVMLRVSKDKETIMLKSEFDVLCKDHKIKIPKLLWENIAEVIMVNVNLEYKIIKE
- a CDS encoding ubiquinol-cytochrome c reductase iron-sulfur subunit; translation: MKRGEFLVKGVLLACSGACALTACSSGDDSGGTTTPPPGNGGGNSAETVSVNLSNLTNVGDQITSNGVLFFRIGAGNTPSDFVATEALCPHQGGALVWVEDGGYIECQLHFSRYEEDGDTIRGPQNSAGGTRDLEVYATAISGGNITATIS